A single genomic interval of Theropithecus gelada isolate Dixy chromosome 16, Tgel_1.0, whole genome shotgun sequence harbors:
- the GJD3 gene encoding gap junction delta-3 protein, with amino-acid sequence MGEWAFLGSLLDAVQLQSPLVGRLWLVVMLIFRILVLATVGGAVFEDEQEEFVCNTLQPGCRQTCYDRAFPVSHYRFWLFHILLLSAPPVLFVVYSMHRAGKEAGGAQAAAQCAPGLPEAQCAPCALRARRARRCYLLSVALRLLAELTFLGGQALLYGFRVVPHFACAGPPCPHTVDCFVSRPTEKTVFVLFYFAVGLLSALLSVAELGHLLWKGRPRAGERDNCCNRAHEEAQKLLPPPPPPPLPTLPSRHPGPESCAPPAYAHRAPASHREGGSGRGKASPATGRRDLAI; translated from the coding sequence ATGGGGGAGTGGGCGTTCCTGGGCTCGCTGCTGGACGCCGTGCAGCTGCAGTCGCCGCTCGTGGGCCGCCTCTGGCTGGTGGTCATGCTGATCTTCCGCATCCTGGTGCTGGCCACGGTGGGCGGTGCAGTGTTCGAGGACGAGCAAGAGGAGTTCGTATGCAACACGCTGCAGCCGGGCTGTCGCCAGACCTGCTACGATCGCGCCTTCCCGGTCTCCCACTACCGCTTCTGGCTCTTCCACATCCTGCTGCTCTCGGCGCCCCCGGTGCTGTTCGTCGTCTACTCCATGCACCGGGCCGGCAAGGAGGCTGGCGGCGCTCAGGCGGCGGCGCAGTGCGCCCCTGGACTGCCCGAGGCCCAGTGCGCGCCATGCGCTCTGCGCGCCCGCCGCGCGCGCCGCTGCTACCTGCTGAGCGTGGCGCTGCGCCTGCTGGCCGAGCTGACCTTCTTGGGCGGCCAGGCGCTGCTCTACGGCTTCCGCGTGGTCCCGCACTTCGCGTGCGCCGGCCCGCCCTGCCCGCACACGGTCGACTGCTTCGTGAGCCGGCCCACCGAGAAGACCGTCTTCGTGCTCTTCTACTTCGCGGTGGGGCTGCTGTCGGCGCTGCTCAGCGTAGCTGAGCTGGGCCACCTGCTCTGGAAGGGCCGCCCGCGCGCCGGGGAGCGTGACAACTGCTGCAACCGTGCACACGAAGAGGCGCAGAAGCtgctcccgccgccgccgccacctccGCTGCCGACCCTGCCCTCCCGGCACCCCGGCCCCGAGTCCTGCGCCCCGCCCGCCTATGCGCACCGGGCGCCAGCCAGCCACCGCGAGGGCGGCAGCGGCCGCGGCAAGGCGTCACCGGCCACCGGCCGCCGAGACCTGGCCATCTAG